A single region of the Deltaproteobacteria bacterium genome encodes:
- a CDS encoding 2-hydroxyacyl-CoA dehydratase, translated as MLYGEEYECIVGEESCVGERGTRNLTDNSGSSVDELMEVIVNRYFKVDCAIFTPNPDRLDHILEMFEQYQADGVIHYCLQFCQPYLMESMPVEKALEAKNIPTLRIETDYSLEDVGQLKTRVEAFIEMVK; from the coding sequence ATTTTATATGGAGAAGAGTATGAGTGCATCGTGGGGGAGGAATCCTGCGTGGGAGAACGGGGCACGCGCAACTTGACTGACAACTCCGGAAGCTCTGTGGATGAACTCATGGAGGTGATTGTGAATCGTTATTTCAAGGTGGATTGTGCCATCTTCACGCCCAACCCCGATCGCCTTGACCATATTCTTGAGATGTTTGAGCAATATCAAGCCGACGGTGTCATTCATTATTGTCTACAATTCTGCCAACCCTATCTCATGGAATCCATGCCTGTGGAAAAGGCCCTTGAGGCCAAGAATATCCCCACGCTTCGTATTGAGACCGATTACAGCCTGGAGGATGTGGGGCAGCTCAAGACCAGGGTGGAAGCCTTTATCGAAATGGTGAAATAG
- the yedF gene encoding sulfurtransferase-like selenium metabolism protein YedF, producing METLNCQGLACPQPVLRTKHFIESNQHLLEFSVIVDNAASAQNVVRFCESQGFSASLQQKGNDFEIEAVKSEESGSESIEEDLAKSDEKTLVLIPKDTMGSGDDVLGSGLILNFINTLNEMGDALWRLVFLNSGVKLTIEGAETLPAIQQLEAQGVSVLVCGTCLTHFNLLEQKRVGETTNMLDIVTSFQLADKVISV from the coding sequence ATGGAAACACTGAATTGCCAGGGGTTGGCCTGTCCCCAGCCGGTGCTCAGGACCAAGCATTTTATTGAATCGAATCAACATCTTTTGGAATTTTCTGTAATTGTGGACAATGCCGCCTCGGCGCAAAATGTTGTCCGTTTTTGCGAAAGCCAGGGTTTCAGCGCCTCTCTTCAGCAGAAGGGCAATGATTTTGAGATCGAGGCTGTCAAGTCTGAGGAAAGCGGCAGCGAATCCATTGAAGAGGATTTAGCTAAATCGGACGAAAAGACCCTGGTGTTGATTCCAAAGGACACCATGGGCTCCGGAGATGATGTGCTGGGTTCAGGGCTCATTCTAAATTTTATCAACACCCTCAACGAAATGGGAGATGCCCTGTGGAGATTGGTTTTCCTCAATAGTGGAGTCAAACTGACGATTGAGGGGGCCGAGACCTTGCCTGCCATACAACAACTGGAGGCCCAGGGCGTGAGCGTTCTTGTATGCGGCACCTGCCTGACGCATTTCAACCTGCTGGAGCAAAAGAGGGTGGGCGAGACCACGAATATGCTTGATATTGTTACAAGCTTCCAGCTTGCCGACAAGGTGATCAGCGTGTGA